In Candidatus Atribacteria bacterium ADurb.Bin276, a single genomic region encodes these proteins:
- the pcm_1 gene encoding Protein-L-isoaspartate O-methyltransferase has translation MNKKYLFTFLIVWIIFVLVFSADAEQYDQERQLMVEKQIKQRGVVDPQLLDAMLKVPRHLFVPENLVSLAYNDTPLPIGYGQTISQPYIVALMTDSLKVEEGFKVLEIGTGSGYQAAVLAEIGCQVFTVEVIKILADTAQERLKSLGYPEINVRWGDGYFGWKEEAPFDSIIVTCAIDHVPPPLIEQLKEGGKMVIPVGPPYSLQTLWLFTKEKDQLTSENLGGVIFVPLLREVREE, from the coding sequence ATGAATAAAAAATATTTATTCACTTTTCTTATCGTATGGATAATTTTTGTATTGGTTTTTTCTGCTGATGCTGAACAATATGACCAAGAACGGCAGCTTATGGTTGAGAAGCAGATCAAACAACGAGGGGTTGTTGACCCGCAGCTCCTCGATGCAATGTTAAAAGTACCTCGTCATCTCTTTGTTCCAGAAAATTTGGTTTCCTTAGCCTATAACGATACACCGCTCCCAATTGGATATGGTCAGACCATTTCCCAGCCCTATATCGTCGCATTGATGACCGATAGCTTAAAGGTCGAAGAAGGATTCAAAGTTTTAGAAATCGGAACTGGTTCTGGGTATCAAGCAGCCGTGTTAGCTGAAATTGGCTGTCAAGTTTTTACTGTTGAAGTCATCAAAATTTTAGCAGACACTGCTCAGGAAAGATTAAAGAGTCTTGGTTATCCGGAAATAAATGTCCGGTGGGGCGATGGGTATTTTGGCTGGAAAGAAGAAGCTCCTTTTGATTCAATCATCGTTACCTGTGCCATAGATCACGTTCCGCCTCCCTTGATTGAGCAACTCAAAGAGGGAGGAAAAATGGTTATTCCCGTCGGCCCACCATACAGCTTACAAACTCTATGGCTTTTCACCAAAGAAAAGGATCAATTGACGTCGGAAAATTTAGGAGGAGTTATTTTCGTCCCACTCCTTCGTGAAGTTCGAGAAGAGTAG